GTTCCAGCTGGAGGAACCAtttgggtagctagctagctaacgttagctacgaaATTATCGCTAGCTAGCAACAACAACAGCTGACTATACCATGAAGATGAATCAAGACGTTCAAATACATGTAAAGACTAAAAAGGCGGTAATTCATTGTCAATATAGTATTGTTAATCGTTGCAAAAAGCTAAATAATGTGTTATTTTGTGAAACTCGCCTTCGTTGTTCGACGATGGTCGGTGTTGTCAACAcagctggggtgtattcattaatcATTCGGTTCTAAAACGTTTTGTCTGTTGCAAAACGGAAACAGTTTACTCTAGTAACCAAACTGAAGCAAACAGAAAAAATGAAACAGAAACGGAACGAAGTGGGGAGGGACCTGCCTAaatgtgtccaatagaaactctcgtttttgttgcaaaacgtttaTCAACagacaaaacgttttgcaactgaaTCAACTAATGAATACGCCTCGTCTCGCACGCAGAGCTGGCAGTAGAACAACAAGCAGTAACCAATCACTTCACTTACTTTTTTAGGACGTGTTGGCGAGGAGACGAAGATAATGCTGTAGTCAGGCCTACTGATTTTATACATGAACAACGTGAATGAGGCCGTATTGCAGATTCAAAACAGTATAGTGACCTATCAGATAATTTTTTCCCGGAATATCTAATAAATATCCTCTCATGTACATGTTGTTTTCACCTTGTACTATGACCAGCATCGCTATGCTATTGCCACAAGAAATCACGCCCGATCATGTATTAATGCTATTTTATTGGAGGATTTTAAGGCTACATATAAATgtgctctgtgtatgtgtgtgtctatatcgCAATGCTGACTATATGAGCGCGGGGCTCTCACAGATCCATCCGGACATGATGCTGCAGGTCTCTTCTCCAGGTCCGAGAAGGGTTGGTCTCTCTGAGGGTGGAGGCACACACTGTCTCCCCTCACATTCACTACACTGGGCTCTTTCTACCTGGGGGAGTCCACAGAGATACATTGATTTTCTATACATCCAATGGCCATAATCTATGCATATTATGTCCTGTATTATTACCAGAGTAAAGATTGTCTTGGGGCCCAACCACCTTGCACCATAGATCTAACCCACCTCTGCGCATCTCCAATACAATGTCTCTCACCTGTTCCTCTGGACTGTCAATGACCACCAGGTCTCCGCCCTGTTGAACACAGTCGACCCGATCGCTGCTCCAGCTCCTCCTCTCAGTGGAGAAGAAGTAACACCTGGAGGACAAAATCTTCCAGCTCTTAAGACAAGGTGTGTGAGGCGAATGTACACAAacacgcgaacacacacacacataagaacACATTCATGCacattgcacacacacatgcacaaacatacagaaacacgcatacacacacaagaACATATACATGCAcatttcacaaacacacacaataacatattcATGCATATAGATGTAGAAGGACAGATAAATCAAGACACTGCTGACCTTGGGTGATCTGGTCTCTGAGTGGACAGTGTCGGTCCACAGGCAGGAAGTTGACCAGCTCTGTAGGCATCTTCTGAAGGGAATTCCTATCCCTCGCCATGACAACAAAGTCTCTGTTCAAAATCCCCTCCGTTTCAAAGAGACTTATGAGATCTAACTGAAGTTGGTTTCTAGTCTCTGCGACCCTCACATGCTCTCACCTCAACTGGTCATAACGTCTTGATCACACCAACAGCGTCTTTGCGCACaatggtacgcagcatcatctggatatgtttgcaacaaaagttcaacatttaccttctgctaccatttctgtcgaGCAGTCTAGGCATACAGTttgataaatccaacgtatgcaccacacagaacgcactgcaactgcctctgcaatgcTGGAAGGCAAATGCAgcattccattggaaatgaatgtacttctggtgtaccaaaatgcaatgaagCTGTCGGTGTGACCGAGGCATTAAGCTGCACTGATGTTCAGGTGTTCTCTCTGTGACTGTTCTCTGGTTCATGTGAGatcttttatctctctctgtagttGGTTTTTAGATACCGTCAGGTCTATGTCGTTTTTTTGCAATTGGTTGTTGGATGTCAGTAGGCCTTCATACTCTCTTTCTAATTGGTTATGAGAAGCAGCAAGATCTCTGTGTTGCCTCTCTGACTGGTCCTTGGTTGCGACAAGTTACATGTAGTCTCTCTCCAGTTGGTCCTTAACCACAGCCACATAGCTGTTCATTTTCTGTAGCTCAGCTTGAGTTGAAGTCAAAGCATAATTTTGGCTCCGGAGCTGGTTCTTGGCTGTGAGGACAGTGTCGTAGTTGTCCCTCAGAACCTGAAATGATGCCTTCAGTCAGGTACAACTGAGAGAAGCTGTGTAATCTGGTGAGATGGACACAAAGTGTGAGTGTTAACAATTAGTGTATAGTATATTGTTTTAGTATATGCTGCCTTTAAGGTTATAGTGTggccagagccatgtatttagatattctaaatacatggctctggagTGGCCAAGGCCCATAAGGATGTGATGAAGAATATGCCTATTGTGTCCTCCTGTAATCATAGACCTGAGATGGTTAGGATTGATAAAAGCAGTATCCAGgggcttgaggcgtcactacagacccgggttcgaccgggaatcccatagggtggcgcacaatttccTCAGTGTCGTCGGGTTgggagagggtttggccgggggggctttacttggctcatcccgctctagcaactccttgtggcgggccgggcgcctgtaggttgacttcggtcgtcagttgaatagtgtttcctccgacacattggtgcgggtggcttccgggttaagcgggtgggTGTTAAAAAGCacagtttggcgggtcatgtttcggaggatgcatgactcgaccttcacctctcccgggCCTGTTGGGGAGTTACAGCGATGAGACAAAATCGTAattggatcgcaattggatatcacgaaattgggaagAATAAgggtgtacattttttttaaatgaataatgCATTATCCAGGGCGAACACTGATCTTTTCAAATAAGAATCATTATACAGGTCATTGATTGAAAAATCaaggtagcctagctgttaagcGGGTTGGTCCAGTACCCAAAAGGTTGTTGGTTTGAATCCTCaagccggcaaggtggaaaaatccgctgttctgcccttgagcaaggcaattaacccccaacaactgctcccccTTACAAAAAATGATTGCTGTTTTTAAACTGCAGAAACTGCAGttcactgtggtattttggatgcaGAATAACTGAACTGTAGTTATACAGCACTCTAACTGCAATTACACTGCAACATTTCGCCAGTAAAAAAAGCtgttattttggacgcagtactgcactctgactgcaatcttttttcgtaAGTGCCGATGACgtagatgtcgattaaggcagcctctCGCACCTCTCTGAATCAGAAGTTGGGTTAAAtggggaagacacatttcggttcaATGCATTCAGATGTGCCACTGTATAGGGTCAGTTTCACGCCATATGTATTgagttcaaaataaaataaatcgttAACATGTTATTTATTGGGTTAAGACGAACCGTCACTCCAAAACTAGCGGACCAATGGAAACTCATTGTTTTAGCCTCCTCTAAACCCCGCCCTTCACGGAAAGTAATGCCAAAACTCGCAATCGAAAAGACTGGCAGTGAAATCAAAGAAACAGACATCGAAAGCAAAGATACGAGTAGCGTAACCAAAAGGTAGTACATGCAGGCAAGAGCGTAGGCAAAATGAATTCAATATAATTGGTTGCTGGGCAAGTTTCACAGAAAACGATTTTCGCATTtgttttcaaatatatatatatatattatcatcATTTGTCATAGAGTTTTGCACTCGCTTTAAAATGATTTGCTTACACGTTTTGGGGTTTTGCTTTTGATGTCTTATTTTTGTTTACAATTCTATCCATTATTTCACCCGTCCTCGAaaatataatgtttacattctcaactttatttttcatgttcacgatttattttattttgaattcaatacATATGGCGTGAAATTGACCACGTGCAACTGATTGACTGTTTCCCGTTCCCttcccaaataagctttttagaCGAGAAAAAGGACAATTTGAAGCACCGAAGTCGCATTCCGTTCCAGCAGGTGGCGATAGTGCAAAATGTGTTTGCCGCCGTGCTCAAAGGAACGCCCTCCTTTGTTAACGCTATGTTGTTGTAAATGTTCCTGTAATTGTCCGCTAGCAAGCTGACACAACTTTTCTCCTCtaaaaaatgtctaaaatagAGTTATTGAGAATGTTTCTCAACCAGAGATTGACAATGGCAGCTGAGGAGATATTTGGCGTCGTTGAAGAAACGATAGCAGTGTACCAGGAAGAGAACAGCCGTCTGCGTAGCATGCTGGATATCGTTATTAAACCAGATATACTATTACACAGAATAGGTGTGTGACTGAGGATGCTAGCTGTTATATTTTAAACGGTCTTTGCATATGTCAACTGATCAATGTCATGATTTATCGACCAATgacaatgtagctagctagctatgttagtaTCTAAATACCTAGCTAGCAGTCTAACTAGAATACTATTCATGTCAACATTTTAGATGTTTTATTTAATTCTCAATCCTTCCCTCCAGACATCCAACAGCCCACTCACCCTGTATCTGAAAAGGAGGTTCTCCCTGAGCAGCAACACTGTGAGCAGGAGTGGAGCCCCAGTCTGGGGCAGGAAGACCCACATTACATACAGATAAAAGAGGAACCGGAGGAACTAGAGTCATCTTTGAAATATGACTACAACCACCAGGACCTGACTCAGTCCTCGCTGACTCAGTCCTCGCTTCTTTATGAAACCCAAAGTGAAGACTACGAAGAGACGTACTGTCTTCCCAGCACCTCAACTGCACAGAGGAACtactctctacacagcacctccaCTGAACAGAACATGATACAGGTCAAATCAGAACTTGATGCAGAAGACAATGGAGTATCAGAACCATCCCGTGAGTCTCAGCCCCTATTTGCAGAAAATCTAGAGTCTTCTGCAGCTCAGAGTAAAAACATGAAATGTGTCAAAGGGGTAGAGAGTAGACCTCTGTCAGGTTCAAAGCCACTTAAATCAAAGAGATCACCTTCAAAGAGATCACAGACAGTAAGAAAACAAAGTGCCTATATCCACTGTAAATGTTGTGGAATGTATTTCTCCTACTTAGCTTCTTTAGTGAATCATGCAAGAAAGCATGCACAGGACAAAGAATGTCTATGTGGTGTTTGTGGAATACACTTAGAGTCCACAGAAAGTATGTTAGATCATCTAGAAACCCACGTTGGAGCTAGAGTTTGTCATGTTTGTGGTGCATTTTTCCCTGGGAGTGCTGAGCTGAATGATCATATGAAGGTTCACCCAGGGGAGAAATCGTTTCGCTGTCCTGATTGTGGCAAGTGTTTCAGAAAAAATCCAGATCTCACAGCGCACAAGAGGATTCATACAGGGGAGAGACCGTACCGCTGCCAGTTTTGTGGCAAAGGATTCAGTCAGAGTGGAAACCTGGCTGTGCATATGAAGAGCCACTCTGGGGAGAAACCACATTGCTGCCCTGTTTGTGGGAAATGTTTCAGCAGTAAATCTTATATGAACACACACATGAAGATTCACACAGGGGAGAGGCCGTTTTGCTGTCGTGTATGCGGAAAATGTTTCATAAGAAACCCTGATCTGACAGTCCACATGAGGACTCATACAGGGGTGAAACCATATAAGTGCCAATATTGTGGCCAATGCTTCAAGCAAAATTATCACCGGAAACTGCACATGAAGATCCACATGGGAAAAACCATATCATTGCCATCTTTGTGACATGTATTTCAGCACTAGCACCCAGTCAACCTGGCATGAGATTTCACATGGAAGAGAAGGCGTCACTGCCATGGCTGGCAGAGGCTTTGCATAGACTGGAAGTTTGGGAAGACATAATGACAATGCACAGAATAGTTTAGTGTAGAAAATACTGACAGTGGACCTTGTTTGTGATACATGTTTCACTCAGCCGCTTTGAGGAAAGTTTTTACTCGCAGTGACTGTTAATATGTGGTTGTTTTACCTGTTTTGAATCCACTGACTAAGTCACTCTGGGTAAGAGTGTCAACTAAATTAGCAAAATGTAAATGCAAGAAGTCCAAttgacacaggagagaaaccatataatTGTTTTATGAAAAACATACATAAGGAAATGATTGCTGCTAAATGCTTAAAATGGATGAACTCCCCTAGAAGATACGAGAAGAACATTCACAAGAGGGAGAAAACATAATGACAACCCGACAAAAAACCTCATGACAACATGACAGTCGTCCTGTGTAGGGAGAGTCTTTCAGAAAATACAAGAAGTGCATTAAAACATCTCATTCCCGAAATCTACTGTCATTCTTTATTTCTAGGAAATATGTCCCTCTTCTTTCTTTAATTAATTGCAGACATG
The sequence above is drawn from the Salmo salar chromosome ssa05, Ssal_v3.1, whole genome shotgun sequence genome and encodes:
- the LOC106605857 gene encoding zinc finger protein 391, whose protein sequence is MSKIELLRMFLNQRLTMAAEEIFGVVEETIAVYQEENSRLRSMLDIVIKPDILLHRIDIQQPTHPVSEKEVLPEQQHCEQEWSPSLGQEDPHYIQIKEEPEELESSLKYDYNHQDLTQSSLTQSSLLYETQSEDYEETYCLPSTSTAQRNYSLHSTSTEQNMIQVKSELDAEDNGVSEPSRESQPLFAENLESSAAQSKNMKCVKGVESRPLSGSKPLKSKRSPSKRSQTVRKQSAYIHCKCCGMYFSYLASLVNHARKHAQDKECLCGVCGIHLESTESMLDHLETHVGARVCHVCGAFFPGSAELNDHMKVHPGEKSFRCPDCGKCFRKNPDLTAHKRIHTGERPYRCQFCGKGFSQSGNLAVHMKSHSGEKPHCCPVCGKCFSSKSYMNTHMKIHTGERPFCCRVCGKCFIRNPDLTVHMRTHTGVKPYKCQYCGQCFKQNYHRKLHMKIHMGKTISLPSL